The nucleotide sequence GTTATAAATCTAAAATATTGATTTGAAATTGTAATTAATTTTCCATATTGAGCACCAGCTAAAATTAATGTATATACATTAGAAAATGCTCCAAACCCACCACCAAAAACAAACATTAAAGCAAAAACAATAATATTTATCGTAAAAATCTTTTGGGTTATATTTTCAAAATTAAAAATATTTTTAATTTTATCCATTATTTCACCTCATAATGATAAATTGCTGCAGCAGATGCTCCAAGAATTCCAGCATCTTCAACTAATGAAGATTGCATAATTTTAAAAGAGTTTTTGAAAGAAGGCATTAAATAAAAATCAACCTTTTCTCTTATTGGATTAAGTAAAGCATCTCCAGCTTTACTCATACCTCCGCCAATAATAACCATTTCAGGATTAAATATATGTACAAAATTAGCAATTGCTTTAGCTAAAGCATCTGTTATTTTATCTACAACCATTTTAGCAACAATATCTCCTTTTTCCAAAGCCATAAATACATGTTTTGATTCTATTTTTTCTATTGAACCAGCTAATTCAACAACCATATTATTTGGAACTTTAACAGAAAATTCTTTTGCCCATCTAGCAGTATTTCTAGCTGAAGCTATTGTTTCAATACAGCCCCTTGAACCACAACCGCATAACGGTCCATCAGGTTGAACAATAACATGACCTAATTCTGTTCCAATACCATCTTTACCAGTAATAAGTATTCCATGAGATACAACTCCACCACCTATACCAGTTCCTAAAGTTAAAGCAATAAAATGTTTTAAACCTTGTGAAGAACCAAAATACCATTCTCCTAATGCAAAAGCATTTGCATCATTTTCTACAAAAGTTGGTATTTTTAATTCTTCATATACAGCTTTAGCTAACTCAAAATTATGAAAAGGAAGATTAGGAGCGTATCTAACAATGCCATTATCTCTATCAATTGAACCAGGAGAACCAATTCCAATTCCTTCAATATTATCTAAATTACCCTCTGCAACAATTTTAATTGTTTTTATAATATTCTCTGCTACAATATCAGCACCTTTGTCTGCTTCTGTAGGTATAGCAACCTTATTAATAATCCCCTTATCTTTTGAAACGAGACCTGTTTTTATTTCCGTACCTCCTAAATCAACTCCAACTAAATACATAATATCTCTCCTTTCATTGTTATTTTAACATAAATTGTTGTATAATAAATATATATAGGAAAAAAGAGGTGATTATATGAATGTAGGCATAATTGTTGCTGCAGGAAAAGGTGAAAGAACAAAATTAGCCTACCCTAAACAATTTTACCAGATTTTAGGTAAAAGTTTGTTAAGAATTGCATTAGAAAAATATGAATATTCAAAAATAGATAAAATAATTGTTGTAGCTAATAAGGATTTCATAAATGAAACAAAAGAAGAATGTTATGGAATTAACAAAGTATATGATATAATAGAAGGTGGGGAATCAAGACAAGAATCTGTATTTAATGCTTTAAGATATATATATGATAATCTTGGATTAATAACAATAGTGTCTATCCATGATGCAGCAAGGCCTTTTGTTTCTACAAAAAAAATAAATGAAGGAATAGAGGTAACAAAAAAATATGGTTCTGCAGTTTTAGCCTTGCCCGAAAAAAATTCGCTTTCACAAGTAAATGATAATGTAATTAATAAGATTTTAGATAGGAATGAAATATATATTCATCAAACTCCCCAAACTTTTGATTTCCAAAAATTATATAAAGCATATACGAATTTCGAAAATGAATTAAAAAGCTTTACTGATGATGCAAGTATATATCATAAGGCGGGGAATTTTGTTAGAATTATTGAAGGTGAAGAATATAATATAAAAATAACTACTGAATTTGATTTAAAATTTGCAAATTGGTTGATTGAGGAAGGGAAAATAAATGTTTAAAATTGGAGCGCATATGAGTACATCTAAAGGATTTCATAAAGTACCATTAAATACTATAGCAATAGATGGAAATACCTTTCAGATTTTTTGCCATAGTCCTAGAACATGGAAAGTAAAAGATCCAAAAGAAGAAGATGTTATTAAATTTAAAGAAAATATGAAAAAAAATAATATATCATTTAAAGATGTTTTAGTTCATTCAGGGTATTTAATAAATTTAGCAACACCAAATGATGAAAATTGGGAAAAATCAATAAATCTAATGATTGAAGAATTAAAGATAACTGCAAAATTGGGGATAAAATATTTTAATGTTCATCCAGGATCACATTTAGGTAAAGGAGATGAGTTTGGATATGACAGGATAGCAAAAGCTTTAGATATTATATTAGAAAAATTAAACAATTTAGATGTTGTTATATTACTAGAAAATGTGGCTAAAAAAGGTGGCAATATTGGTTGGAAAATTGAACAATTGGGTGAAATAATTAAAAGAAGTAATTTTCAGGAAAAATTAGGAATAACATATGATACATGTCATGGTTTTGATTCATACTATGATATTAGGAATAAAAATGAAGTTAGAAGACTATTAGAAGAAATAGAAAAATATATAGGTTTAGAAAAATTTAAGATGATACATTTAAATGATTCAAAGTTTCCACTAGGTGCAGGAAAGGATAGGCATGAATTTATAGGGAAAGGGGAAATAGGTATAAAAGGATTTGAAACATTTTTTTCTTTTGAAGAAATAATTAAATTGCCTATGCATCTTGAAACACCTGGTGATGATTCAGAGCATGCGGAAGATATAAAGGTAGTTAAAAGTATTTTGGAAATAAAGGGGTGAGAAAATGACAGATAATTTTGAAATTTTTGACGTTCAAGAAGAAAAGCCAAAGAAAAGGAAAAATATTTTTAAACGTATTGTGTGGCTAGTTATTGTCTTATTAATTTTAGGATATTTTAGTACTAGTGTTTATCAAGTAGGTCCATCTGAAATGGGATTAGTGCTTACTTTTGGAAAATATACTTCTAGTACAGGACCTGGTATTCATTGGCATTTGCCATATCCATTTCAAAGTCATAGAATAGTTGATATTAAAACATTAAAAAAAGTAGAAATTGGATTTAGAACAGTAAATTACAGGGGAAAAATAGAGTATCAAACTGTTTCTGAAGAAGCATTAATGATAACAGGTGATGAAAATATAGTAAATCTTGAAGCTGTTGTACAATACAGGATTTCAGATCCTGTTAAATTTGCTTTTAGAGTCTTAAATGGATTTGATATGGTTAAATTTGCAACAGAAAGTGTATTAAGAGAAATGGTTGCTATTAACGTTATTGACTCTGTTTTAACTTCCGAAAGGGATAGAATAGCAATGGAAACAGCAGAAAAAGTCCAAAAAATTCTTAATGAGTATGAATCTGGTATTAAAGTTGAAAATGTATATTTACAAGAAGTTTCTCCTCCAGAAGAAGTTGTAAAGGCATTTGATGATGTAAATAGCGCTAAACAAGATAAAGAGAAGTTTATAAATGAAGCAAACAGATATTCAAATGATGTTATTCCAAAAGCTGAAGGTGAAGCTCAAAAAATATTAAGAGAAGCAGAAGCATACTCATATGAAAAAGTAGCACTTGCAACAGGAGAAGCTCAAAGATTTAAAGAGATGTTAGAAGAATATAGTAATGCAAAAGATATAACTAAGAAAAGAATTATTCTTGAAGCGATTCAAGATTTATTAGAAAATTCAAAACAAAAGATTATTGTTGATAGTTCAGATACCCTTAAACTATTAAACTTACCAGAAATTGGTGGTGATTTAAAATGAAAAAACAAACAAGAATAATTATTTTTGGAATTTTAGTATTATTAATAGCTATATTCATATACACGTCATTGTTTATAGTTAACCAAGAACAACAAGCCGTAGTATTAAGATTTGGGCAAATTAAGAAAGTTGTTACAGAACCTGGTATTAGTTTTAAAACACCTTTTATTGATAATGTGGTAAAATTTGAAAAAAGACTTATGTTATATGATATTGAACCAGAAAGAATAATTACAGCTGATAAAAAAACTATTATAGTAGATACATATACTATATGGAGAATAAATGACCCTAAAACATTTATTGAGAGTATGAGATCAGTTGATTTGGCATTAACAAGAATAGATGATGTTGTATATTCAAATGTTAGGGATTTGGTTGCTAAATATAACTTTGAAGAAGTATTATCAAAGAAAAGAGAAGAAATTTTATCTGAAATCACAAAAAGAAGTGGAGAAAATTTAAAACAATTTGGTATAGAAATTGTAGATGTAAGGGTAAAAAGAACGGATCTTCCACCAGATATCTCAAAGTCAGTATATAATAGAATGATGGCAGAAAGGTATTCTATAGCAGCCCAAATAAGAGCTGAAGGGCAAAGAGAATCAGAAATAATTAAAGCAGAAGCTGATAAAAAAGTAAAAATAATAATTTCTGAAGCACAAAAAAATGCTGAAATTATAAGAGGTACAGCTGATGCCAGTGTTATATCTATTTTTGCAGATGCGTTTGGTGCAGATCCAGAATTCTTTGAATTAAGAAGAATAGCAGATATATATAAAAATTCATTTAAAGATGGAATGTTAATACTATCTCCAGATTCACCAATATTAAAATTTTTATATGAGGAGAAATAATATTAAATGAAAAAAGTTATAATATTGATACTTTTAACATTGTTATTATTAAATTCATGTTCTGACATTTCAAAAAAAGTTGATATAAATATCGAAGGTGACGTATTGTCACCTTCTTTTCCCATAAAAATTGATGTGAATTTAGAAGATTATACTTTAAAATTTTATAATGAAGATAATAATGAGATTTCATTTAAAAAAGATAATAATAAGTATTTTTTAAATTTGAAAGAAGGAAAAAATACTATTAAAGTGGAAGTAATTTCTCAAAATAAAGTTATAAAAGAAAAAAGTTTTTCTGTAATTTTTGATAATACCCCACCTGATATATCTTTTTTAAATTATTATATTAGAGGTGGAGAGCTTAATATAACGGCTTCTTCTCAAGCTACAGATTTAGAAAAATTTATTTTAAAATCAGATAATATGGCTTATGAATTTAATATTAATTTTTCAACGCCTATTGAAAAAAATAAGGGAATATTAAGATATGAATTGTATGCTAAAGACAAATATAATAATATATCTCAACCCAAAATAATCGAGATTGATACAAATAAGGATGATTTTCCTCAAATATTGAATGAAAGTTTAGATATATCTTTGTATGGTAATACAAACATAAAAGTTTTAGATGATTGGACTCCTGTAAATGAGATTAAGGTAATTTTAAAAACCGAAAAAAATACATATTCTTTGATTAATATAGATGAAGTATTATTAGAAGATACAAAAGAAGGCACCTTAGTAGTTATTGATAATGGCGATAATGCAATAGAAAAGAAAGTAGATATCCAAGTAGAAAAAGATCTCCCATCAATTCCAACTGGTAATCCAAGGTTAATCGACTTTTCTGTAGACACCTTTGGATGGAATTATGAAACTGATGCATTTTCATATATAGTTGAAACACCATATACATTTGGTTGGAGACAAGGTTTAGAAACAAAAGCGGCTTTTGCAAGAGTTACAGATTCTAATATAGCAATGATAAGAGAAAAAAGTCAATTTTCTACATTAAGTTTTCCATCTCATCCAACTATAAGATTTTCTGGGACATTTGTGCATTTAGTTAGAAATATTATTGAATCCTCCGAAGATAATCTATATTTACCACAAATAAATTCAGAATTTTTAATTGGAGGTAAAACTGTTTTAGGAGAAAAAAGTGTTGTTATGGTAGAATCTGGAAGTGTATTGAAATTTGTATCTAATTCTCAATTAATTATTAAAGGATTATTTTTTATAATGCCAGGTGCGGGGAAATCATTAATTAGTGGAAATGGTGAAATAATTGTAGATGGGGGTATATTAATAGCGTCAAAAACTATATTTGATAAAGTCAGGATAATTGGGAATAAAGCAAAATTAATCTATCTAGAAGATTCAGAGTTTTTAGAAGGTTCAGATATATTGTCTACAAATGATTTTAGGATTTGTTTATATAATAATTTAGGTTATAATAGTAATTTGAATTTTTATAATTCTGAAGAAGTATATATTAAAGATAGTTCTTTTAAAGATGTATCTTTGTATAATATAAATAAATTAGAGGGTTTTAAATCAGTATTTAATAATTTAATTATTAATGGTTTAAGTAAGTTATTTTTGAGTAGTAGCAATGTAAGTAATATTACTCAAAATGATTTTTCTTGGTCAAAAATCATTAATTCTAAAATAAGGGAATTGAGCGTTTCAAATTATTCAAGAAGTGTTTTATATAATAGTGATGTAGAGAATATACAATCAGAATCAGGTGTGGTGGTGAAATGAAAGAATTAAAATTAGAATCACCAAATAGATTTCATTCGCCAACCCATGGAACAACTTTTTTAATTGATATATGTAAATTAATGAAAAATGAAAAAAAAATACTTGAATTAGGCTCTGGCATTGGCAGTGTATCTTTAGCAATAGCAAAAAAATATAAAAACGTAGAAATTATAGGAATAGAAATTCAAAAAGAGCCTTATGAATATTCATTAAAAAATGCAGAAATAAATGGATTAGATGTATCTTTTATTAATGATGATGTTGTTAATATTTCTAAATATTTAGAAAGGGAGTCAATTGATTGTATTATTACTAATCCGCCACATTATTCTAGTAAATCTTTGATTAGTCCATATGATGAAAGAAAAACAGCTAGAACATTTAATGAAAAAGATTTAGAAAAATTTTTTATCGCAGCAAATTATGCATTAAAAAATAAAAAAAGAATGATTTTTGTTTATCATCCTACATATTTTATAACTTTTTTAAAATTAGCTGAAAAATATAATTTTATCCTACAAGAAATGTATATAGCTTATGGAAAACAAAATAGTAATGCTCAATTAATAGGAGGAGTTTTAAGAAAAAATGGTGGTGAGAATTTAACAATTCATCCACCAGTATTTTTGAGAAGTAGTGGAAGTGAAGGAGGATAATATGTTAATAACTTTTGAAGGTATAGAAAGTTCTGGAAAATCAACATTATCAAAAAGATTAACCGAATATTTGAAATCAAATAATAATGATGTTATATGGAATAGGGAACCAGGTGGAACAGAATTAGGTGAAAAAATAAGAGAAATTTTATTAGGAGATTATAATATATGCAGTATTAGTGAAGCATTATTATTTGCAGCTAGTAGGGCTCAGCTGGTTGAAGAGTTAATAAAACCAAATATGAATAAAATAATAATTTTAGATAGATTTGTTGATTCATCGATAGTATATCAAGGGTATGCTAGAAATTTAGGTTGGAAAGAAGTGTATGAAATAAATAAACATGCTTTAAATGGAATAATGCCTGATCTAACAATTGTAGTAGATGTTACTGTTGATACTTCATTTAATAGAATGAAAAATAAAAATAGAGACAGAATTGAAAACGAAGGTAAAGAGTTTTTTGAAAAAACACGCGAGGGGTTTCTCAAATTAAAAGAATGGTTTCCTAGCAGAAATATTGAAATAATAAATGGAGAACTTACTTTAGATGAAGAATTTGAAATATTGTTGGATATAATTAGAAAATATATTTAAAAGAGGGGATAACATGTTTTGGTTTAAAAAGAAAAAGAACAAAAAAAATCCATTCTATAATGAAGGTAATGCTTTAGTTATTTACTTTAAATGTGATAAATGTGGTGAAAAATTTAGAAGTTACCTTAGAAAAGGGTATGATTTCTCAAATGCATATAATGGAAGGGCTGTTTATATTATTAATAAGGAATATATAGGTTCTAAATGTCCAGAAAAAATTCAGTTAAATTCTGAATTTGATGGTTCATACAGATTATTGAACTTTGAATTAATAGGTGGGACAATCATAACAAAAGAGGAGTTTGAAGAATAGAATGGAAGGATGGATTCCTACAAGAAGATTGTTGAAAATAACAGAGTTTGCTGATAAATTTTGTGGAAAAACCGAGCCAATACATAGATATATTTATCTATATTTTGATAAAGTTTTAAGAGTTTCTATGACAGATGGATGTGCTATTGCAGACATGTTTTTTTCAAAAGAATTTTTTCCATTTAAACAAACATATAGAATTTCAATACAGCATTTAAAGGGATTATTAAAAGGATTAAAAGAAGAAAAACATCCATTTATTCGAATGTTAGCTTTAGATGAAGGATTAAAAATAGATTTAGAAAATATGGCATTAAATATAGAATCAGAAGATAAAATAAAACCAGAATTTAAAATGGATAAAATTTTATTCAATAATCCAACGGTAAAATTACACCAAAAAGATTTTATTAATTCGTTGGATTTTTCTAGTATTTTAGCAATGGAAGGGGATATTATCAATATTGTTTCAGATAATAAGTATATATGGAGTTACTATCATGATTTTAATATGAGTACATATAGTTTGATAGGAGAATCAAATACTAGATTTTCACGTGGTATTCCATATGTGACAATACGCCATATAATAAAATCATTATCTTTGTTATCCGATGACGAAATCATGATATTTTTAGAAGAAAAGTCATTATTTTTAAAAGGTAAAGGATACAACATTAAAGTTTGTAATGTAATAAATCCTGTTGTAGAGACAATAAATATTCAAATTGAACATTTAGAAGAAAAAAAAGCAAATGTGAAAGATATAAAAAAAATTATGAATAAAGCTTATACAGCATTACCAGTTAATGCAAAAGTTTATATAGTTTTTGGCAAGGATTCATATATTTTAGCAAAAGATGGAAAAACTACATTAACTTGGAAAATAGATTTAGAATTTAAAAATCAATATTTAGTAGAGGTAAATCATAGAAAACTTAGATCAATTCTTTCTAGAATGGATGATGAAATATATATAAAAATGAACGAAAAGAAAATAGTATTTTCGAATAAAAACAAGTACTTAGAAATATATGTAAAAGAATTTAAAAATCATCAATAGGTTGATAGTCTAATATTTTAACTATTCTAATATTTTTTTCTTCATTTAAATCTATTATATCATTATTTACTTTAACAATAGGCTTCATTTTATTATTCCTATTAGTTCCAATAATGATCCCTTTAGAATTATCATTTAACATTACACACATACCTGGTGGAAATAATCCAAGTGAATTTATTAGATTTTGCGCAATATCTGGATCAAAATCTTTATTTACATGAGATAACATATATGATATTGTTTTATAAGGTGTCCAAGGATCTTTATAACTTCTTTTACTTGTTAAAGCGTCGTATACATCACTTAAAGCAAGTATTCTACCGTATAATGAAATATCCTTTCCTTTTTTCTTAAAAATATATCCAGTACCATCAAATCTTTCATGATGTTCTATAGAACCTTCTATAACTCTTTTATCATTATAACCAGAATTTTCTAAAATTTCTTTAGTATATATTACATGATTTTTTACAAATTCAAATTCATCAGAAGATAATTTTCTTGGTGCATTTAATATTTCTAAAGGTATTTTAGTTTTTCCCACATCGTGTAAAATACCGCTTAAAGCAATTTCATATAGCTCATCATCTTTTACACCCATATCTAAAGCTATAAGGGCACTTAATATCATTACATTTAATGAGTGAGAGAATAAATAGTCATCATAACTTTTTAATTTTTTTAATGGAACAAATATTTTATCTGAAAAGTTATTGCTCATTTCATTTATGATTTCAGCAGTAACCTCTTCTACTTCTGACATATTTAATTCACCAGTGTTCATTAAAGTTTCAAATATTTTTTTAGTTTTTAAAAAACTTTTTTCTAAAAGTTCTTTACTGATTGTAGTGTGAATATACGAATTTAATTTCTTCTCATTAGAAATGTTTTTAATTGGAATTTTAAAAATTCCATTATTTTTTATTATTTTAATTTTTTGCTCATCTAAAATAGTTCCTTTTTCATACAATATTTTTCCATTAAAACTCCTAATATCCATATCTAATATCATATTCGGCTTTACTTTGTCTATTGATATGAATTTCATATAAATCCCTCACTCAATGTAAATATAATCTAAAACTTTTACAATTCTTATTTTTTTTTCTTTACTTAAATCTAAAACATCGCCATGATCGATTTTTATAATTGGTCTTATTTTATTTGATCTATTAGATGCAATAACTGTTCCAAATTGACCATTATTTAATTGAACTCTAGTTCCTGCAGGATAAATACCGAAAGCATTAATAATACCTTGAGCATATTCACCATCAAATTGTTTTCCTACATTAGTTAAAATAAATGATATTGTTTTATAAGGAGACCAAGGTCCTTTATAACTTCTAACACTTGTCAAAGCATCATATACATCCGCAATAGAAACAATTTTTCCGAATTTAGTTATTTCATCTCCTTTTTTCTTTTCTAGATAACCATTTCCATCTACCCTTTCATGGTGTTCATATATTCCACCTATAATATTTTTATCTTTTATATTACTATTAATAGCAATTTTTTTTCCATATAACACATGATTTCTTACAGCATTTAATTCTTCCTCGTTTAATGCTCTTGGAGCATTTAATATTTCAATAGGAACCATTGTTTTTCCAATATCATGCAATAACGAAGATATTGATATATCTAAAAGCTCATCTCCTATAATTTTATTTTCAACAGCTAATAACGAACTTATTATCATTACATTTAAAGAATGAGCATATAAATATTCATCAAAACTTTTTAGCTTTTTTAAAGGAACAAATAATATATCAGAGTAATTATTTTCAATTTCATTTTTAATTGATGAAGCTATATCAATAACAGCATCTATATCAATTTTATTATTATCTTCTAAATGTTTAAATAAGTCTTTTATTTTATTATAATTTAAATCAATAATCTCTTTGCTTATTACAGAATGTTTATGAGCTTCTTGAGAAATTTTTGGAGTTACTTTCAATGAATTAACAGGTATATTAAATATCCCTAGTTTTTTTAAATTAGATATTATTTCTTCATTAATTTCAGTATTTTTTTTATATATAACATTACCAGCAGTATCTCTAACATCCATTGCTAAAATCATGCCATATTTAGCTTTATTAAGTGGTATAATTTTCATTCTATCGCTTCCTTAATATATATATTTGTATCAGGTCCAGTTTTTATAATATTTCCATTAACAAAAACATCTGGGAAAAATTCTATATCATTTCTTCTAATTACAGTTCCAATATTACCATCACTTAATTTTACAGTTGTTCCTGTAGGATAATACCCTGTTATTTCATATAACATTCCTACATAATATGGATCAAAAATAAATCCGCATCTTTTTAGTATCCATGACAACGCTTGATAAGGAGTATAGCCTAATTCAATTAATGAAGTATAAGCATCTGCAACTTGTGTTATTCTAACTAAGGGAGATATTTTTTCACCTTTTAAATGGAATTTACCCTTTCCATCATATCTTTCGTGATGATATAGAATGCTATCCAAAATTTCGTGGTTTAGTGTTGATTTTAACTTTTGCAGTTTTTTATAAGCTACGACATTATGTATTAAAGCAATTTTATCATCACTATCAAAATCGTTTATTATTCTATCATTTATCATAGCATATCCTATATCATGTATCAATGCAAATTTAACTGTTTGTATATACATTATATATGGGGTATCAATTTTTTTAGCTATGATTGAAACAAGAATAGCAGTATTTAATGAATGATATAATAAACTATCATTTCCAAATGAATTCATAAAATTTAATATAAAATATTTAGAAATATTTAAATTTTTGTATATTTCTTCAGAAATATTATTTAAATTAATGAAAAATTCTTCTTTTGAAAAATGAGAAAAGAGGCCTTCTAAACTTTCTTTCCATTTAAAATAAAGTTTTTCATCAATAATAAGATCAAAATCTTGGAAATTTTTTTTAAGAAAACTAGAAGTTTCGCTAATGGAAACTTCTAGTTCTACAATATTAGACTTTTTGAGAAGCTCTATAGATTCCTCATCAAGAACTTCCCCTTTTTTAAAGTTTAACCTATTTTTTAAATTATATATATCTTCCTGAATAATCATTCCAGGTTTTAGATTAGTAACTTTAACTTTCAAAAAAACCATCCCCGTTTTATTTTGGTTTAACAATAGATATATATGGCTCAGAAGTAAATATTTTCTTAGAAGTTTCAATAATTTTTTCATTACTTTGAGCATTAATTGTTTTTACCATTTCATCAATATTAATCAATTTATCAAATGCCAAATAATAATCCAATGCTAAGAATCCAAAATTTAACCCATTTTCTGTTTCAAGCATATATCTTCCAGATAATCTTTTTCTTCCATAATCTATCCATTGATCAATATTATCAATGGCAAAAATATTTTGAATCAAATTGGATAAGGAATAAGTTAGTTTATCAAAATTTTCAGGTACAGTAGCAGCAAAAATTGTAAATGTTCCGTTTTCATTATATGCTGAGTAATCAGCAGAAATCTCATAAGCTAAGCCAAGTTCTTCTCTAATTTTAGTAAATAATAATGAACTCATTCCGCTTCCTAAAAATGTTTTTAAAATAGCAGCAGGATAAAAATCATCCGACATTTTAGATGGTGCTTTAAAAGAGTATACTACATATACTTGAGATAATTCTTCTTTTTCTTTTTCGACTTTTTCTATTTTTTTATTGAATTCAGGACTTTTAAAATCGCATTTTTTTCCTAATCTTTGAGGTATTAGATTCTCTATATTTTCCAATAAACCTTCTAATTCTTTTTCAGGACCAACTAATGTTAGAACAATGTTATTTGTATTATATTTTTCTTCATAATATTTTTTTATATCCAAATTAGATATCTTTGAAACACTTTCTTTGGTACCCAAAACTGGATAAGAAAATTCATTTAAAAACATAACTTTATTTAATTGTTCAAATGCATTGTCTATAGGTTCATCTTCATACATAGCAATTTCATCTAATACAATTTTCTTTTCTTTTTCTATTTCTTTTTCATCAAATTTAGCATTAAATAAAATATCAAGAATGATTTCTAAAGCCACTTTTGAAGCGGTTAATGGAACTTTAGCATAATATGCAGTAATAT is from Marinitoga litoralis and encodes:
- a CDS encoding ROK family protein, whose product is MYLVGVDLGGTEIKTGLVSKDKGIINKVAIPTEADKGADIVAENIIKTIKIVAEGNLDNIEGIGIGSPGSIDRDNGIVRYAPNLPFHNFELAKAVYEELKIPTFVENDANAFALGEWYFGSSQGLKHFIALTLGTGIGGGVVSHGILITGKDGIGTELGHVIVQPDGPLCGCGSRGCIETIASARNTARWAKEFSVKVPNNMVVELAGSIEKIESKHVFMALEKGDIVAKMVVDKITDALAKAIANFVHIFNPEMVIIGGGMSKAGDALLNPIREKVDFYLMPSFKNSFKIMQSSLVEDAGILGASAAAIYHYEVK
- a CDS encoding HD-GYP domain-containing protein is translated as MKFISIDKVKPNMILDMDIRSFNGKILYEKGTILDEQKIKIIKNNGIFKIPIKNISNEKKLNSYIHTTISKELLEKSFLKTKKIFETLMNTGELNMSEVEEVTAEIINEMSNNFSDKIFVPLKKLKSYDDYLFSHSLNVMILSALIALDMGVKDDELYEIALSGILHDVGKTKIPLEILNAPRKLSSDEFEFVKNHVIYTKEILENSGYNDKRVIEGSIEHHERFDGTGYIFKKKGKDISLYGRILALSDVYDALTSKRSYKDPWTPYKTISYMLSHVNKDFDPDIAQNLINSLGLFPPGMCVMLNDNSKGIIIGTNRNNKMKPIVKVNNDIIDLNEEKNIRIVKILDYQPIDDF
- a CDS encoding tRNA1(Val) (adenine(37)-N6)-methyltransferase, translating into MKELKLESPNRFHSPTHGTTFLIDICKLMKNEKKILELGSGIGSVSLAIAKKYKNVEIIGIEIQKEPYEYSLKNAEINGLDVSFINDDVVNISKYLERESIDCIITNPPHYSSKSLISPYDERKTARTFNEKDLEKFFIAANYALKNKKRMIFVYHPTYFITFLKLAEKYNFILQEMYIAYGKQNSNAQLIGGVLRKNGGENLTIHPPVFLRSSGSEGG
- the hflK gene encoding FtsH protease activity modulator HflK; translation: MTDNFEIFDVQEEKPKKRKNIFKRIVWLVIVLLILGYFSTSVYQVGPSEMGLVLTFGKYTSSTGPGIHWHLPYPFQSHRIVDIKTLKKVEIGFRTVNYRGKIEYQTVSEEALMITGDENIVNLEAVVQYRISDPVKFAFRVLNGFDMVKFATESVLREMVAINVIDSVLTSERDRIAMETAEKVQKILNEYESGIKVENVYLQEVSPPEEVVKAFDDVNSAKQDKEKFINEANRYSNDVIPKAEGEAQKILREAEAYSYEKVALATGEAQRFKEMLEEYSNAKDITKKRIILEAIQDLLENSKQKIIVDSSDTLKLLNLPEIGGDLK
- the ispD gene encoding 2-C-methyl-D-erythritol 4-phosphate cytidylyltransferase — its product is MNVGIIVAAGKGERTKLAYPKQFYQILGKSLLRIALEKYEYSKIDKIIVVANKDFINETKEECYGINKVYDIIEGGESRQESVFNALRYIYDNLGLITIVSIHDAARPFVSTKKINEGIEVTKKYGSAVLALPEKNSLSQVNDNVINKILDRNEIYIHQTPQTFDFQKLYKAYTNFENELKSFTDDASIYHKAGNFVRIIEGEEYNIKITTEFDLKFANWLIEEGKINV
- the tmk gene encoding dTMP kinase; its protein translation is MLITFEGIESSGKSTLSKRLTEYLKSNNNDVIWNREPGGTELGEKIREILLGDYNICSISEALLFAASRAQLVEELIKPNMNKIIILDRFVDSSIVYQGYARNLGWKEVYEINKHALNGIMPDLTIVVDVTVDTSFNRMKNKNRDRIENEGKEFFEKTREGFLKLKEWFPSRNIEIINGELTLDEEFEILLDIIRKYI
- the hflC gene encoding protease modulator HflC is translated as MKKQTRIIIFGILVLLIAIFIYTSLFIVNQEQQAVVLRFGQIKKVVTEPGISFKTPFIDNVVKFEKRLMLYDIEPERIITADKKTIIVDTYTIWRINDPKTFIESMRSVDLALTRIDDVVYSNVRDLVAKYNFEEVLSKKREEILSEITKRSGENLKQFGIEIVDVRVKRTDLPPDISKSVYNRMMAERYSIAAQIRAEGQRESEIIKAEADKKVKIIISEAQKNAEIIRGTADASVISIFADAFGADPEFFELRRIADIYKNSFKDGMLILSPDSPILKFLYEEK
- a CDS encoding deoxyribonuclease IV — its product is MFKIGAHMSTSKGFHKVPLNTIAIDGNTFQIFCHSPRTWKVKDPKEEDVIKFKENMKKNNISFKDVLVHSGYLINLATPNDENWEKSINLMIEELKITAKLGIKYFNVHPGSHLGKGDEFGYDRIAKALDIILEKLNNLDVVILLENVAKKGGNIGWKIEQLGEIIKRSNFQEKLGITYDTCHGFDSYYDIRNKNEVRRLLEEIEKYIGLEKFKMIHLNDSKFPLGAGKDRHEFIGKGEIGIKGFETFFSFEEIIKLPMHLETPGDDSEHAEDIKVVKSILEIKG